In Pelecanus crispus isolate bPelCri1 chromosome Z, bPelCri1.pri, whole genome shotgun sequence, the following are encoded in one genomic region:
- the TXNL1 gene encoding thioredoxin-like protein 1, which yields MVGVKVIANDTEFQPELSAAGSRLAVVKFTMRGCGPCLRIAPAFNALSNKYPQATFLEVDVHQCQGTAATNNISATPTFLFFRNKVRIDQYQGADAVGLEEKIKQHLENDPGNSEDTDIPKGYMDLMPFINKAGCECLNESDEHGFDNCLRKDSTYLESDCDEQLLITVAFSQPVKLYSMKLQGPDNGQGPKYIKIFINLPRSMDFEEAERSEPTQALELTPDDIKEDGIVQLRYVKFQNVNSVTLFVQSNHGDEETTRITYFTFIGTPVQATNMNDFKRVVGKKGESH from the exons ATGGTGGGCGTGAAGGTGATCGCGAACGACACCGAGTTCCAGCCCGAGCTCAGCGCTGCCGGTTCCCGCCTGGCCGTGGTGAAGTTCACCATGCGGGG ATGTGGCCCTTGTTTGAGGATAGCCCCAGCTTTCAATGCTCTGAGTAACAAATATCCCCAGGCAACTTTTTTGGAAGTAGATGTGCATCAATGCCAG GGAACAGCTGCTACCAATAATATATCAGCAACGCCGACATTTCTGTTTTTCCGAAACAAAGTGCGAATCGACCAATATCAAGGAGCAGATGCTGTaggtttagaagaaaaaattaaacagcacCTGGAGAATGATCCTGGAAACAGTGAAGATACAGATATCCCAAAAGGATAT atggATTTAATGCCATTTATCAATAAAGCCGGCTGTGAATGTCTTAATGAGAGTGATGAGCACGGATTTGATAATTGTTTACGTAAGGACTCTACCTACTTGGAATCAGACTGTGACGAGCAG ctgcttATTACTGTAGCTTTTAGTCAACCTGTCAAGCTTTATTCTATGAAACTTCAGGGGCCAGATAATG GGCAAGGTCCAAAGTACATAAAAATCTTTATCAACCTTCCTCGATCTATGGATtttgaagaagcagaaagaagcGAACCAACTCAAGCCCTGGAGCTGACACCAGATGATATTAAAGAAGATGGTATTGTCCAGCTTCGCTATGTAAAATTTCAGAATGTTAACAGTGTAACT TTGTTTGTCCAATCCAATCATGGCGATGAAGAGACAACAAGAATTACGTACTTCACGTTTATTGGAACTCCAGTCCAAGCAACAAATATGAATGACTTCAAGCGA GTAGTTGGCAAAAAAGGAGAGAGCCACTAG